The proteins below are encoded in one region of Triticum aestivum cultivar Chinese Spring chromosome 1B, IWGSC CS RefSeq v2.1, whole genome shotgun sequence:
- the LOC123090788 gene encoding leucine-rich repeat extensin-like protein 5 yields the protein MSSPPPSPSLLLPVTLSPPATTTTVTPLLPAPGSSVAPAPTVLTWEDVSGVLRDLTQAVQEIHLFLAGSYGPHSVVPPIAAPAPPWLPWQPPHQAAFAALGGPLQLPSIATTAQPWLQWQPPLLAASAAPGATAQQPLQLQQPPPVSSAAQYGMPYDGSATTSFPSAPPPSQGVHIQQIKSLPSPSPLSSWIATRHVSAAVRLQAAARGLLARRRVRAMRGLQLPLLQVALRCAKDLDLVRCVGDLGHVVSPTGGRHAVFLAGSDLKVCDIGGWGGAPLLVILHRKSSTLSCAVQTNNHTRALLLSRWCP from the coding sequence atgtcttcaccaccGCCAAGCCCATCTCTTCTGCTGCCTGTCACCTTGTCgcctccggcgaccaccacgaccgTCACCCCGCTCCTGCCCGCGCCGGGATCCTCTGTCGCGCCCGCCCCCACCGTCCTCACCTGGGAGGACGTGTCTGGGGtgctgcgggacctaacccaggcggtccaggagatccacctgttcttggccgggtcctacgggCCGCACTCGGTTGTgccgcccatcgccgcccccgcgccgccgtggctgccatggcagccgccgcaccaggcggccttcgcCGCGCTCGGCGGGCCGCTGCAGCTtccatccatcgccaccaccgcccagccctggctgcagtggcaaccgccgctcctggcggcctccgccgcgcccggcgcgaCAGCGCAAcagccgctgcagctgcagcagccaccgccggtcagctccgCCGCCCAGTATGGGATGCCCTACGACGGGAGTGCGACGACCTCGTTTCCATCAGCGCCGCCGCCATCCCAGGGCGTccacatccagcagatcaagtccctgccgtcgccgtcaccgctttcgtcttggatcgctacccgccacgtgtcggcggcggtgaggctgcaggctgctgcgcgcggcctcctagcgcgtcggcgtgtgcgggcgatgcgtggtctgcagctgccgctcctccaagttgcccttcgctgcgcaaaggacctcgatctcgtccgctgcgtcggggatcttgggcatgtgGTTTCCCCCACGGGCGGCCGGCATGCTGTTTTCCTcgcgggcagcgacctcaaagtctgcgacatcggcggttgggggggcgcacccctcctcgtcattcttCATCGCAAGTCCTCCACTCTTTcctgtgcggtgcagaccaacaaCCATACAcgtgcactccttttgtccaggtggtgtccatag
- the LOC123090799 gene encoding uncharacterized protein — MSLLDHQKGKSARLSLSACNSSKRRRRVTVHVSSVSPGAGTAAHSPWASMNEDLVRLISWRVLAGDLLDYVRFRAVCPHWRSSTVCPRGRGVIDPRFHPRRWMMLPEGHGLYPANSRLRGYIRFFNLDSGKFVRIKLPIFKDHCILDSVDGLLVMHRDEDTAIRIFHPFTGDVVDLPRLVTLVPQINPGLPGAFTMCISSTTSEEYALP; from the coding sequence ATGTCTCTACTGGACCATCAGAAAGGAAAATCGGCGCGATTGTCCTTAAGTGCCTGCAACAGCAGCAAACGTCGCCGGCGCGTCACTGTACATGTATCCAGCGTCTCCCCTGGTGCGGGCACGGCGGCGCATTCCCCCTGGGCGTCGATGAATGAAGATTTGGTTCGCCTGATCTCTTGGCGGGTGCTGGCGGGCGACTTGCTGGACTATGTCCGCTTCCGCGCGGTCTGCCCCCACTGGCGGTCCAGCACGGTCTGTCCACGCGGCCGCGGTGTCATCGATCCACGGTTTCACCCGCGTCGCTGGATGATGTTACCGGAGGGCCACGGCCTTTACCCGGCCAACAGCAGGCTCCGCGGCTACATTCGCTTCTTCAACCTAGACTCAGGGAAGTTTGTTCGCATCAAGCTCCCGATCTTCAAGGACCACTGCATCCTTGACTCGGTGGACGGTCTGCTAGTCATGCATAGGGATGAAGACACAGCCATTCGCATCTTCCACCCTTTCACTGGTGATGTCGTCGACCTCCCACGACTTGTGACCCTTGTGCCGCAGATTAACCCAGGCCTGCCTGGGGCTTTCACCATGTGCATAAGTTCTACTACCTCAGAGGAGTATGCACTTCCTTAA